The region CGACCTCGCTCGCTCGAGCATTCGCCCGATGGTCGAGGAGCTTCCATCGGACGGAGTAGGTACCCAACGCCAGCGCGGCGCCGATTGTTGCACTGGAGGCAAGCAGCAACACGAACAGCTTCGTCAGCGGGAGTTGGGTTACGTGCGTCAGCTGTGCGACGAACTCCAGTGCGGCCGGCAACGCTTGTTGGACCGTCTCGCCGCTAATCTCGAGCAGCCAAAACCCCGCCGCCGCGAGGTAGACCCCGAAGACGCTGCCGCTCACACCGAACAGCAAACTGTAGAGCAGCGTCCGGGATGCGTACACCCGGTGGGTCGTCGCGATGTGGGCGGCCCGGAGTTTCGCCTGCTGGTCGCGCTTGTGAGGGCTCTCGTTGGCGACGTAGTCCCCGAACAGTGAGAGGGCGACCCGCTCGACTGCGAGCGGAACCAGCAAAAGCACCGCAATCACCAGTGGGAGCGTCCAGAGAAGGGACATCACTCCACCACGTCTGCGAGTTCGTCTCCACCCTCCAGTTCCACGTCGGATGCCTCGACCCGTTCCATCACGCGCTCCGGATGGCCGTAATACTCGTTGACGAGGGCGGTAAACGCTCGGTAATCGGTTACATCACGTTTCTGCAGGAACTCCAGGAATCGCTCGCGGTTGCGCATCTCCCGCAAGAGCTCTGAGCGACTCCAGCCGCGTTCCTCTTGAATCTCGTCGAGCAGGTCCGACCCCTGGCGTTCGACGGTGTCGTCTTCAGCCCGCCAGCGGAACGCCGAGGAGTAGTCGAGTTCGCCGGTTCGCTGGTCGATGCCGCCGATTTCGCCGATAGTTTTGGCCCGGCGGACGCGCTGCTCGCCTTTCCGAGTCAGCACCTGAATCGAGATCATGTCGAGACTCTGGACCATCGCCCGCGGGACGTTGATGGGCTCGTTCTCCAGGCGGTTGATAACCGTCTCGATGGAGTCGGCGTGCATCGTCGAGAAGGTGGTGTGCCCGGTGTTCATCGCCTGGAACAGCGTCACCGCCTCCTCGCCGCGTACTTCGCCGACGATGATGTACTCCGGCCGGTGGCGGAGCGCGGACCGCAGCAGGTCGTACATGTCGATGTCGTTCCCCTCGTCCAGCCGTTCCCGTGTGATGGAGGAGAGCCAGTTGTCGTGATAGAGGGAGAGCTCCCGGGTGTCTTCGATAGTGAGCACTTTCGCCCGCGGCGGGATGAACATCGAAACCGCGTTCATCGAGGTGGTCTTCCCCGACGCCGTCCCGCCCGCGAAGATGAGCGATTTGTTGTGCTCGATACAGAGCCAGAAGTACGCCATCTGCCCCACTGTGTACGTGCCGGTGTTGATGAGGTCGATCGGCGTGAACGGCTCCTCGGCGTACTGGCGGATGGTGAACGCAGACCCACGCGGCGTGACCTCCTCACCCAGTGCAAGCTCAGCACGCGACCCATCGGGCAGCGTCGTCTCGACCATCGGGTCGCCGACAGAAATATGCCGCCCGGACTGTTGGGCGAGCCGGATGACGTAGTTGTCCAGTGCGTCCGCAGCGAAGGAGATGTTGGTCTCGATGTCGGTGTAGTCGTCGTGGTAGACGAAGATGGGGAGGTCGTAGCCGTCACAGGAGATGTCCTCGATGTGACGGTCGTTGAGCAGCGGGTCGATCTTCCCGAATCCGCGGAAATCACGAACCAGGTAGTAGAGCAGCTTGTGGAACGTCCCCATATCGGCCTCCACGCCGTACTGTTCGAGCAGGGTCGAGAGCTCTTCTCGGAGCATGGACTCGTCGGCAGTGCTCCTGTCGTCCCGGTAGAGAAGCGGGTCGCGGATATCCTCGACGACGCGCTGGATCAGCAGCGACTCGAACTCATCGAGGTCCGGTTCGACCACGAAATACTGGTGTTCACTCGCGTCCGGGTCGTGGGTGATGACGACGTAGGCGTATGGCGCGTTCACCCAGTAGCGGTCGACCTCTTCGTGGCCAGCCGGCGGGTCGAAGGCGGCAAGTGGGCCGTCTTCACCGGGACGGAAGGGGCGCACATCGAGCTCTGAACCGCGAAACATCTCGACAGTACGGCTGATGCGACGCTTAAGCGCTGACAGTGTGCTTTCACCCCCAGGCGCACTCGTTTCCCCGGACATTATCGTCGCTAACAGTCGTACCCCGGCGATAACCTTAAAACCGCGCTCATGTCTCGTCGCTTGGCCTCGGCCTCACGCGTCGTCGGCACGACGCTCAGCAGTCAGGAGCACGGCTCCGAACAGGCCAACCAGCACTGCGCCGAGTGGGATGGGGACGCCGGGGAACTGCCCGGAGGTGAACACTGTGGCGACACCGAACGAGCCCGCCGCGAGCAAGAGCAATCCGCCGAGGAGCCGAACCGGGTCGACTGACCAGGACTCGACACGCGCTTCGTCACGGTAGTATGCGATGGAGATGCCCAACGCGAGGAGGTAGACCAGCGCCCCAATCGCCCAGATTTCGTAGGCCGTCGTGAGCTGGGCGTTGTCCTGGAACCCAATGGCGGAGACGACAAAGCCCGTGCTGTCGACCAGCGGTGGGGGTACCGGTAGCCCGATCTGCGTGCCCCGGAGGAGTTCGAGCCCGAAGACGTAGCGCACTTGGAACAACGGGAACCGAATCCAGAGAACACTCGCGGCGTCAGAGAGCGGCGCGTAGTGGATGTTCCACGGCACCAGGGCCGTGAACCACGTTGTCAACACCGCGAGTTCTCCTGCATACTCCGAACGAACCCAGACCATACCCGCTCCCCGGCGCGGGTCGGGTAAAATCTGACGGGGTATCCCTGATAAACTAGATAGCGCGATACACAATGTAAGTCCCGTGGCTCAAGCGCGGACGTCCGGCCCCGCGGGCGTCACGGTTTTAGGTACCGACCGCAAACTATGATATACGGAATGAGGCGCGACTACTTCGAACTGGAGGTGACGAACATCGACTGGGTCGGCGATGATGGTGACCCCCAACAGCCGCTGGTGGAGATCGAGTTTAGTGGCCCCGGCGAACTGCTCCGGGACCGCCTCAGTGATGCTGAGGGCGAGCCCCTCACTGGTGAGGATGTCGACGTCGCCTTCCGCCTCCAGGGCGACCTCGAGGCGGACGCTGCGGCGCCCGGCGTCGTCTCGGTCACGAACCGCATCACGGGCGATTTCGTCCTCGAACTTAACGAGACTGCTGACGACGTGCTCCAGTTCATCGGGGCCGCGAGCGCCTACGGCGACGTCGTCGAGCGTAACTCGACTGGCAGCGAGGGACGGAGTCCCTCGGGCAACCGGGCTTCGCCCGGTGACAATCAGGCGTCGCCTAATGAGACTGTCGAGGACGGCGGCTACCGCGTCGTCGTCTCTATCGACGGCGAGCAGCTCGCCGACTACGAGAAAGATACGTTTCTGGTCTACGATGCCGACGGGGAGTTCCTTCGGGAGAAGAGCCTCATCCCCTCCGGCGTCGAACTCTGAGTCGGTTCTGTTTCGGCCTCAAATGGGGAGCAACCCGAACAGCCCAAGCTGCAGCCCACAGATGACCTCCAGCAGGGACGGGGCGGCGACACCCTCCTCGCCAATCCAGTCGTAGACGTCGGCGTGAGCGGGTCTGGATGCTCGTCGCTGAACGTCTCGGGCGGGTCAGCCACGTCTCGCACACAGCGCATCGGCCCCTGATAGCAGGGAGTATCACCAATGCACACTCAGTTCATGCCCTGGGAATCAGAGCACAAATGAGATGATCGCCAGCACGATGAATATGATGATGAGCCACTTTGCGATATCCATGCTCAGTCCGGCCACCCCACGCGCTCCAAGGACTGCAGCGACGATCGCGAGAATGATGAAGAAGATCGCAAGCTCGATGAAATCACCGGAACCGATCTGTAAGGGGTGGAACGCGCTGGACGGAGCGGCCGCCGACATGGCGGCTGGGACAATTGATACCATATGAGACCATTTGGGTGGGTGCCCCATAGTAATGAATATCATACTGACTACTCTCTGGTTCTCGTGCCGGAATTTGTGTGACTGCCGGGTCTACGGTTGCTGTGTCCGTCGTCGTTCACCGTGGGGAAAGTTGTTAAACTATCTCACATTCGGAGAAAAACCCCCGAAGGGAGCCCAATCTGAGGTCCGGCACCTACCAGGCCTCCTGTTCATACGGCTCTACTGAATCGCCGTATTGTGTCGGCTATTGGGTGAGTAATGTCGCTCTACGAGAGTTCGCTACGTGGGCATCGCTTTGTTTTTCGAACACCGGACCAACAGCTCTCGATCTGTGGCCACTTGAGTCGGATACTCTCCACCGAAGGAGTCGCAGTCTCGTGATTCACCAGCGCTCAGAAGAGACACCAGCTACGACCGATACTCCAAGAGTGGCTTGCTACCGCTACGCAACCGAGTGTGAGGCGTTGCTACCGACGAATGACACAGCCATTTCTACCGAAATAACACAGTCGTAGCCTTGGGGTCTCGCGAAACGACAGAGCCCTCAAGAATGATGTTCGTTGAACGCAAACAATCTGTACGAGCCACATGGGCAACGATGAACGAGACGAGACGGCACGCGAACGGATGAGCGAAAACCGGCTGCGATACTGGATCTTGATGGATGGGGACCGCTGGCTGGTTGCGGCTGGGTTGACAGTCGGTCTCTTCGTCGTGTTGGTCCTCGGTGGGGCGTTCGGCCCGTCATCGTTTCGAACCGTTATGGGAAGTACGAATCAGGTCGCTATCACGTTTCAGGCGCTCGTTGCCTCTCTCATCACCGGCGTGACGCTCGTCGTGACCATCGGACAACTGGTTCTCTCACAGGAACTCGGCTCGTTGGGCAAACAACGCGAGCGGATGGGCGGTGCGGTCGCGTTTCGACGCGATCTGGACGACTCACTTGGGTCGGTCGGCCCGCCGGACCCAGCGGCGTTCCTCCAGTGGCTTATCGAGACGAGCAAGCAGCGTGCGGAGGCGCTCGGTGAACTCGTCGAAGCGAACCGCGAT is a window of halophilic archaeon DL31 DNA encoding:
- a CDS encoding UPF0391 membrane protein ytjA (KEGG: hla:Hlac_2089 protein of unknown function DUF1328~HAMAP: Protein of unknown function DUF1328~PFAM: Protein of unknown function DUF1328), with translation MVSIVPAAMSAAAPSSAFHPLQIGSGDFIELAIFFIILAIVAAVLGARGVAGLSMDIAKWLIIIFIVLAIISFVL
- a CDS encoding hypothetical protein (KEGG: hbo:Hbor_22170 hypothetical protein), whose product is MIYGMRRDYFELEVTNIDWVGDDGDPQQPLVEIEFSGPGELLRDRLSDAEGEPLTGEDVDVAFRLQGDLEADAAAPGVVSVTNRITGDFVLELNETADDVLQFIGAASAYGDVVERNSTGSEGRSPSGNRASPGDNQASPNETVEDGGYRVVVSIDGEQLADYEKDTFLVYDADGEFLREKSLIPSGVEL
- a CDS encoding type II secretion system protein E (KEGG: hla:Hlac_1032 type II secretion system protein E~manually curated~PFAM: Type II secretion system protein E), producing MSGETSAPGGESTLSALKRRISRTVEMFRGSELDVRPFRPGEDGPLAAFDPPAGHEEVDRYWVNAPYAYVVITHDPDASEHQYFVVEPDLDEFESLLIQRVVEDIRDPLLYRDDRSTADESMLREELSTLLEQYGVEADMGTFHKLLYYLVRDFRGFGKIDPLLNDRHIEDISCDGYDLPIFVYHDDYTDIETNISFAADALDNYVIRLAQQSGRHISVGDPMVETTLPDGSRAELALGEEVTPRGSAFTIRQYAEEPFTPIDLINTGTYTVGQMAYFWLCIEHNKSLIFAGGTASGKTTSMNAVSMFIPPRAKVLTIEDTRELSLYHDNWLSSITRERLDEGNDIDMYDLLRSALRHRPEYIIVGEVRGEEAVTLFQAMNTGHTTFSTMHADSIETVINRLENEPINVPRAMVQSLDMISIQVLTRKGEQRVRRAKTIGEIGGIDQRTGELDYSSAFRWRAEDDTVERQGSDLLDEIQEERGWSRSELLREMRNRERFLEFLQKRDVTDYRAFTALVNEYYGHPERVMERVEASDVELEGGDELADVVE
- a CDS encoding hypothetical protein (KEGG: hbo:Hbor_22160 hypothetical protein), whose protein sequence is MVWVRSEYAGELAVLTTWFTALVPWNIHYAPLSDAASVLWIRFPLFQVRYVFGLELLRGTQIGLPVPPPLVDSTGFVVSAIGFQDNAQLTTAYEIWAIGALVYLLALGISIAYYRDEARVESWSVDPVRLLGGLLLLAAGSFGVATVFTSGQFPGVPIPLGAVLVGLFGAVLLTAERRADDA